One stretch of Cohnella algarum DNA includes these proteins:
- a CDS encoding ISNCY family transposase, with product MTRAELKKVLVVEKILDGHMTNVEGAATLGLTVRQMIRLKKKYVEEGGAQALVHRNRGKKPKHALSEEVKQQVVELYNTKYYGSNNCHFAELLEEHEALKLSPSSVRRILLSEGIKQAKQRRRSKAHQPRQRKPQAGMLWQIDATPFAWLEDRGPAFALHAAIDDATGTVVGAIFRLNECREGYSLVMQQGIQKYGVPLGLYSDRHTIFRSPNEKLTVEQELAGETKPLSHFGKAMAELHIEHIKAITPQAKGRVERLWQTFQDRLVIELRLLGAKTIEEANAALPMLLEKHNRKFAVQPKKVESAYMKLDPSVNLNHVFTIREYRKLGHGNTLSYYGKVYTFAKPCDFRFEARTTVEVRKTLSGEVLVWHNGQAIPLKETEKPVRKPMSKTKKAEPAQSRKPAANHPWRLAWNCRQQQDNTKTTAVQVT from the coding sequence TTGACCAGAGCAGAACTGAAAAAGGTACTTGTCGTGGAGAAGATTTTAGACGGACACATGACTAATGTGGAAGGAGCAGCGACACTCGGACTAACAGTGCGACAAATGATTCGGCTGAAGAAAAAGTATGTGGAAGAGGGAGGAGCGCAGGCACTGGTGCACCGCAATCGCGGAAAAAAGCCGAAGCACGCCTTGTCCGAGGAAGTTAAACAGCAGGTCGTTGAGTTGTACAACACAAAATACTATGGTAGCAACAACTGCCATTTTGCGGAGCTTTTGGAGGAACATGAAGCATTGAAATTGAGTCCTTCCAGTGTAAGACGTATTTTGCTTTCTGAAGGAATCAAACAAGCCAAGCAGCGCAGACGTAGCAAAGCTCATCAACCACGTCAGCGCAAGCCGCAAGCCGGAATGCTGTGGCAGATCGACGCGACGCCATTTGCTTGGCTGGAGGACCGGGGTCCTGCCTTTGCCCTCCATGCAGCCATCGACGATGCCACAGGCACGGTTGTCGGCGCCATATTCCGGCTCAACGAATGCCGCGAAGGATACTCGCTCGTCATGCAGCAAGGCATTCAGAAATACGGCGTACCGCTCGGCCTGTACAGCGACCGACACACCATCTTTCGCTCTCCTAATGAAAAGCTGACCGTAGAGCAGGAACTGGCTGGTGAAACGAAGCCGCTCTCTCACTTTGGCAAGGCGATGGCCGAACTTCACATTGAGCATATCAAGGCCATTACGCCGCAGGCTAAGGGCCGTGTAGAAAGGCTTTGGCAGACGTTCCAAGATCGCCTGGTCATCGAACTCAGGCTGCTCGGCGCAAAGACGATTGAGGAGGCCAATGCGGCGTTGCCCATGCTGTTGGAGAAGCACAATCGCAAATTTGCTGTTCAGCCCAAAAAAGTAGAATCGGCGTATATGAAGCTGGATCCATCCGTCAATTTGAATCATGTGTTCACGATTCGCGAGTACCGAAAGTTAGGACACGGAAACACACTCTCTTATTACGGGAAAGTGTATACCTTCGCCAAGCCCTGTGATTTCCGTTTCGAAGCCAGAACAACGGTAGAGGTGCGTAAAACGCTCTCTGGAGAAGTGCTCGTTTGGCACAATGGCCAGGCGATTCCGCTGAAAGAGACGGAAAAGCCGGTACGCAAACCGATGTCCAAAACAAAAAAGGCGGAGCCTGCGCAGTCACGCAAACCCGCCGCCAACCACCCTTGGAGGTTGGCATGGAACTGTAGACAACAACAGGATAACACAAAAACGACAGCCGTCCAAGTCACTTGA
- a CDS encoding sugar kinase, with product MKGLQPADVVTIGESMVLLQPMSEGPLAYAPLFTRSIAGAESNVAIGLSRLGLNVRWISRLGADPFGDLIVSTLAGEGVDVSLAERDPAYPTSVYFKEFKGYGDPNVYYYRKGSAVSRLTPDHVESRWFENARHLHVTGITPALGPETANAVRAAMIEARKMGLTISFDPNLRRKLWSEEEARAALLSLIPLCDIFLPGLEEAEFLAGEMTEEAYGAHFIGLGAKVVVLKLGERGSIGFTPLAAARVAPHAVSRVIDTVGAGDAFAAGFLSSWLNLDSSDDERNLKAALARANLMGALATQYRGDWEGLPKLSEVERFLSGGRETTR from the coding sequence ATGAAGGGACTTCAACCGGCGGACGTTGTCACGATCGGCGAAAGCATGGTGCTGCTTCAGCCGATGAGCGAAGGCCCGCTCGCTTACGCTCCCTTGTTCACGCGCTCGATCGCCGGCGCGGAATCGAACGTCGCCATCGGGCTGTCGCGCCTGGGACTTAACGTGCGCTGGATCAGCCGGCTCGGGGCCGACCCGTTCGGCGATCTTATCGTCTCGACGCTCGCGGGAGAAGGCGTCGACGTGTCGCTGGCCGAGCGCGATCCGGCGTATCCGACGTCCGTCTACTTCAAGGAATTCAAAGGCTACGGCGATCCGAACGTATATTATTACCGCAAAGGGTCCGCGGTCAGCCGCCTGACGCCGGACCATGTGGAGTCCCGCTGGTTCGAAAACGCGCGCCACCTGCACGTCACGGGCATTACGCCGGCGCTTGGGCCGGAAACGGCGAACGCGGTGCGCGCCGCGATGATCGAAGCCCGCAAGATGGGGCTGACGATTTCGTTCGATCCCAATTTGCGGCGCAAGCTGTGGAGCGAGGAAGAGGCGCGCGCCGCGCTGCTGTCGCTCATCCCGCTCTGCGACATCTTTCTTCCCGGCCTCGAGGAGGCCGAGTTTTTGGCGGGCGAAATGACCGAGGAGGCGTACGGCGCGCACTTTATCGGGCTGGGCGCGAAGGTGGTCGTGCTCAAGCTGGGCGAACGCGGGTCGATCGGCTTTACGCCGCTCGCCGCCGCGCGGGTCGCGCCGCATGCGGTCAGCCGCGTGATCGATACGGTCGGCGCGGGCGACGCTTTCGCGGCGGGCTTTTTGTCGTCGTGGCTGAACCTCGATTCCAGCGACGACGAGCGGAACCTGAAGGCCGCCCTTGCCCGGGCCAATCTGATGGGCGCTTTGGCGACGCAGTATCGCGGCGATTGGGAAGGGCTTCCGAAGCTGAGCGAGGTCGAACGTTTTCTGTCGGGCGGGAGAGAAACGACCCGCTGA
- a CDS encoding FecCD family ABC transporter permease, with protein sequence MVKGLKAVAGSVPGRVRWTTITLLLLLVGISVLHIAFGRTAFSIEEVVKALADLSDDPGQRHIVWNLRLPRLLVAIAAGFMLGMAGAILQTILRNPLAEPGLIGATSGAVLFAVLWTLYAPAANVPLPFAALFGGTLASGAIYFLSRRGGNDAARLALTGAVATSVLQSVTSLLLLRNQEGLATILLWNFGSLNGRSWPHWNLIWPWGLALVLLAMSLARRSALLQLGDSIATGLGLRVNRTRLLLLLIAASLTAASVSVVGAIGFIGLIGPHIAALLVGRNPLFHFPVSGLFSALLLVAADWASQSVSLKLTLPGLEHHVTSLPAGAVTTLIGAPFFLYLLRKTAVKMRGADKS encoded by the coding sequence ATGGTTAAGGGACTTAAGGCGGTCGCCGGTTCCGTCCCGGGCAGGGTCCGATGGACGACGATAACGCTGCTGCTTCTTCTCGTGGGAATTTCGGTGCTGCATATCGCTTTCGGGCGCACGGCTTTTTCCATAGAAGAGGTGGTCAAGGCGCTGGCCGATCTGTCCGACGACCCGGGGCAGCGGCACATTGTCTGGAATTTGCGCCTGCCCCGCCTGCTCGTCGCGATAGCCGCCGGTTTTATGCTCGGAATGGCGGGGGCGATTTTACAGACGATTTTGCGAAACCCTTTGGCCGAGCCGGGCTTGATCGGCGCCACCTCCGGGGCGGTGCTGTTCGCCGTGCTTTGGACGCTGTATGCGCCTGCGGCGAATGTTCCGCTTCCGTTCGCCGCCCTGTTCGGCGGGACGCTGGCATCGGGAGCGATCTATTTCTTGAGCCGCCGGGGTGGCAACGACGCCGCGCGGCTTGCGCTGACCGGAGCCGTTGCGACGTCTGTGCTTCAATCGGTTACTTCTCTTCTGCTGCTTCGCAATCAAGAGGGGCTTGCGACCATTTTGTTATGGAATTTCGGGTCTTTAAACGGACGCTCATGGCCGCACTGGAATCTCATTTGGCCGTGGGGCTTGGCGCTCGTTCTGCTGGCCATGTCGCTTGCCCGCAGGTCGGCGCTGCTGCAGCTGGGGGATTCGATCGCGACGGGTCTCGGGCTTCGCGTCAACCGCACTCGGCTGCTGTTGCTGCTTATCGCGGCTTCCCTCACTGCCGCTTCGGTTTCCGTCGTCGGCGCCATCGGATTTATCGGACTGATCGGACCGCATATCGCGGCGCTGCTCGTCGGCCGCAATCCTCTCTTTCATTTTCCGGTGAGCGGCTTGTTTTCCGCCTTGCTGCTGGTTGCCGCCGACTGGGCAAGCCAGAGCGTGTCGTTGAAGCTTACGCTTCCGGGCCTGGAACATCACGTGACGAGCCTGCCGGCCGGAGCCGTCACGACGTTGATAGGGGCGCCTTTCTTTCTGTATTTGCTTCGCAAAACGGCGGTTAAAATGCGGGGAGCGGATAAATCGTGA
- a CDS encoding AraC family transcriptional regulator, with translation MKPLRKRFDASPAFPFSFVYRDTKTEQSELPDHLHDWYELVYVHSGKGSFFIDREIYDMGAGDLFAIPGNTIHRAFPDRADPVTSTAVFFGAAALQQPSLGESFSYLRCFELCRKNKSFKLVLPQRFLQTVEPALASIHDELNAREPGYRHAVMLHLQSLLLGIDRAVGRDPGAPEPLPTVGPAWLKDALLHIDRRFAEPIGLAELAERAAVSPAHFSRLFKRLVGMNVTEFIATKRIIRAMDLLADGELGISVVAESCGFESMPHFHRTFKRIAGMTPAAYRKNRSG, from the coding sequence ATGAAGCCGTTGCGCAAGCGTTTCGACGCCTCGCCGGCATTCCCTTTTTCCTTCGTCTACCGGGATACGAAAACCGAACAAAGCGAGCTTCCGGATCATTTGCACGATTGGTACGAGCTCGTATACGTGCATAGCGGAAAGGGCTCTTTTTTTATCGACCGGGAAATTTACGATATGGGGGCGGGGGATTTGTTCGCCATTCCGGGCAACACCATTCATCGGGCTTTTCCGGACCGCGCGGACCCCGTCACGTCGACCGCCGTTTTCTTCGGCGCGGCCGCCCTGCAGCAGCCTTCGCTCGGAGAATCGTTCTCTTATTTGCGGTGCTTCGAATTATGCCGGAAAAACAAAAGCTTCAAGCTGGTTTTGCCGCAGCGTTTTCTGCAGACGGTCGAGCCGGCGCTTGCGAGCATCCATGACGAGCTGAACGCCAGGGAACCCGGGTACCGCCATGCCGTCATGCTTCATCTGCAGTCGCTTTTGCTCGGCATCGACCGCGCCGTCGGCCGGGATCCGGGCGCGCCCGAGCCGCTGCCGACGGTCGGTCCCGCCTGGCTGAAGGACGCGCTGCTGCACATCGACCGGCGCTTCGCCGAGCCGATCGGCCTGGCCGAGCTGGCCGAGCGCGCCGCCGTCAGCCCGGCCCATTTCAGCCGCTTGTTCAAGCGCCTCGTCGGCATGAACGTCACCGAATTTATCGCGACCAAACGGATCATCCGCGCGATGGACTTGCTGGCCGACGGCGAGCTGGGCATATCCGTCGTCGCCGAAAGCTGCGGCTTCGAAAGCATGCCGCATTTTCACCGGACGTTCAAACGGATCGCCGGCATGACGCCGGCGGCCTACCGCAAAAATCGCTCCGGGTAA
- a CDS encoding ABC transporter substrate-binding protein, with protein sequence MRINVKKWLLPALLLLPLLLTACAGSGIKEGEAAAPSESSAAASPESSAAESPASEFEPVTVEDGTGETLVFDRPVEKVACVVSLCVDVLAELGMEPVAIGESGVRVIAASPEFFGSKGETFPSIGGSFFEPSLEDLVTMEPDLVIGLKGVHEPLREGLKDVAPLFLSSPRHYNDSIAFLETIGRVTGKTAEAETAKQRFLDKLADAKAKAPRTRRR encoded by the coding sequence ATGAGGATTAACGTAAAAAAATGGCTGTTGCCGGCACTGCTGCTGCTGCCGTTGCTTTTGACGGCTTGCGCCGGAAGCGGGATCAAGGAGGGAGAGGCGGCGGCGCCATCGGAATCGTCTGCTGCGGCTTCGCCGGAATCGTCCGCGGCGGAATCTCCGGCTTCGGAATTCGAACCGGTCACCGTGGAGGATGGCACGGGGGAAACGCTCGTTTTCGACCGGCCCGTCGAGAAAGTCGCTTGCGTCGTATCGCTTTGCGTGGACGTTCTGGCCGAATTGGGAATGGAACCGGTCGCGATCGGGGAAAGCGGAGTGCGCGTGATCGCGGCTTCGCCCGAATTTTTCGGAAGCAAGGGGGAAACGTTCCCTTCGATCGGGGGCAGTTTCTTCGAGCCCAGCCTTGAGGATCTGGTAACGATGGAACCCGATTTGGTCATCGGTCTGAAAGGCGTCCACGAGCCGTTAAGGGAAGGGCTGAAGGACGTGGCTCCCCTTTTCCTGTCGAGCCCTCGGCATTATAACGATTCCATTGCGTTTCTGGAAACCATCGGTCGAGTGACGGGCAAAACGGCGGAAGCCGAAACGGCCAAACAGCGGTTTCTCGACAAGCTGGCCGACGCGAAAGCGAAGGCCCCAAGGACAAGAAGGCGCTGA
- a CDS encoding amidohydrolase family protein: MRIDAHQHYWKIDRGDYGWITPDIPLLYRDFLPGNLLPSLRKHGLDGTILVQAAPTLAETDYLLSLADGSDSILGVVGWLDLADDRCFVHYDRFARHPKFVGFRIMIQDMPDAGRILEPAFVERLKTFEKRDVPVDLLLVSGQLEPVIRLIEKVPGLRGVVDHIAKPNIAAGAMEPWAGQMRRLASFPNLYCKLSGMVTEAEHRAWKPEQFVPYIRHAIDCFGENRVMFGSDWPVCLLAAEYDEVMEVLVRALPGEWGERQRAKLFGGNAAAFYKLDTGG, from the coding sequence TTGCGAATCGACGCGCATCAGCACTATTGGAAAATCGATCGGGGCGACTATGGCTGGATTACGCCGGACATCCCCCTGCTGTACCGGGATTTTCTGCCCGGTAATTTGCTTCCTTCGCTGCGGAAGCACGGGCTGGACGGGACGATTCTCGTTCAAGCCGCGCCGACGCTAGCGGAGACGGATTATCTATTGTCGCTGGCGGACGGAAGCGACTCCATCCTCGGCGTCGTCGGCTGGCTCGATCTGGCGGATGATCGATGCTTCGTGCATTACGATCGGTTCGCCCGTCATCCCAAATTCGTCGGCTTCCGGATCATGATCCAGGACATGCCGGACGCGGGCCGCATTCTGGAGCCGGCGTTCGTCGAGCGGCTGAAGACTTTCGAAAAGCGGGACGTGCCGGTCGATCTGCTGCTTGTCTCCGGGCAGCTGGAACCGGTCATTCGGCTCATCGAGAAGGTGCCGGGGCTTCGCGGCGTCGTCGATCATATCGCCAAGCCGAACATCGCGGCGGGGGCGATGGAGCCCTGGGCGGGGCAAATGCGCAGGCTGGCCTCTTTTCCGAACTTGTACTGCAAGCTGTCGGGGATGGTGACGGAGGCGGAGCACCGCGCCTGGAAGCCGGAGCAATTCGTGCCTTATATTCGCCATGCCATTGATTGCTTCGGCGAGAACCGGGTCATGTTCGGGAGCGATTGGCCGGTGTGTCTGCTGGCGGCCGAATACGACGAGGTCATGGAAGTGCTCGTCCGCGCGCTGCCCGGGGAATGGGGCGAGCGCCAGCGGGCGAAGCTGTTCGGCGGCAACGCCGCGGCATTTTACAAACTGGATACGGGAGGCTGA
- a CDS encoding bifunctional 4-hydroxy-2-oxoglutarate aldolase/2-dehydro-3-deoxy-phosphogluconate aldolase, giving the protein MSSKLLQALSEEKIVAIIRGISAKDGDATAKALADGGIVFLEVTLNTEGAIGMISRFREQYEGRMRIGAGTVLDIGQAKEAVAAGAEYIISPNLDEEVVYYGVEQGVDVWPGTMTPSEIVRAYKAGASAVKVFPLGSLGVNYLKEIRAPLDHIPMIATGGVNLQNIRSVLETGAVGVGLGGNLVNKQLVAEGKFEELTKLAQSFVAEVKGAK; this is encoded by the coding sequence ATGTCATCCAAATTGTTGCAGGCTTTATCGGAGGAAAAGATCGTCGCCATCATTCGCGGCATTTCCGCAAAGGACGGCGACGCGACGGCGAAGGCGCTGGCCGACGGCGGCATCGTCTTTCTCGAGGTTACGCTGAACACCGAAGGGGCGATCGGCATGATCTCGCGGTTCCGCGAGCAATATGAGGGGCGCATGCGGATCGGCGCGGGCACGGTGCTCGATATCGGACAGGCGAAGGAAGCGGTCGCGGCCGGCGCGGAGTATATCATTTCCCCGAACCTGGACGAGGAAGTCGTTTATTACGGCGTGGAGCAGGGCGTCGATGTTTGGCCGGGAACGATGACCCCGTCGGAAATCGTGCGCGCTTACAAGGCGGGCGCATCCGCCGTCAAAGTGTTTCCGCTCGGCTCGCTCGGCGTCAATTACTTGAAGGAAATCCGCGCGCCGCTGGACCACATCCCGATGATCGCGACCGGCGGCGTCAACCTGCAAAATATTCGCAGCGTGCTGGAAACGGGCGCCGTCGGGGTCGGACTGGGCGGCAACCTGGTTAACAAGCAGCTCGTCGCGGAAGGCAAGTTCGAGGAACTGACGAAGCTGGCGCAATCGTTCGTCGCCGAGGTCAAGGGAGCGAAGTGA
- a CDS encoding ABC transporter substrate-binding protein: MYGSDVNFSIVTESGLGGTVMKDSDYPWKVENPADDPYGEGSVPYSLERLLEENPDVIFVESYSYSPGTKPVSEQLAASPIWSKLKAVQNGQVHEVRSPIWGDGRGTRSLGVMLDESLAILYPDLY; encoded by the coding sequence TTGTACGGTTCCGACGTCAATTTCTCGATCGTAACGGAAAGCGGGCTGGGCGGGACCGTCATGAAGGATTCGGACTATCCCTGGAAGGTCGAGAACCCGGCCGACGATCCTTACGGCGAAGGGAGCGTTCCGTATTCGCTGGAAAGGCTGCTGGAGGAAAATCCGGACGTTATTTTCGTCGAAAGCTATTCCTATAGTCCGGGGACGAAGCCGGTGTCGGAGCAGCTTGCGGCATCCCCGATCTGGAGCAAACTGAAGGCGGTTCAAAACGGGCAGGTGCACGAGGTGCGTTCCCCGATTTGGGGAGACGGAAGAGGAACGCGTTCATTGGGCGTCATGCTCGACGAATCCCTGGCGATTCTGTATCCGGACCTCTACTAG
- a CDS encoding FecCD family ABC transporter permease: MRNSPLPAAAGAGRRFLLPVFVMLGLLGAVFLIGVKQGTPDLTWKGLAGVLLANGGSELERTVVWEIRLPRFLLGLLVGAMLAAAGTLMQGAMNNRLAGPELLGISAGASLATAAMTVLHLPVSFHLHPLVALAGGLAGGAVVALSAKGSKGAVGMLLVGMSVTAILNGLLIVLIAMGTSNDVNLLYSYLLGSLAHRTWEHVDRMLPWFFVALPVAMLFARAVNLLQLGDETASGLGMKVERTRLLILAVCAALVAITVAQCGPIGYVSLLAPHLTRLALRSLDARFVLPVSALCGAAMLTVADQIARLLLSPLEIPVGIWTTLVGGTVFLLLLLRRGRSGTYG; encoded by the coding sequence ATGCGGAATTCTCCATTGCCCGCGGCTGCCGGTGCCGGAAGAAGATTTCTTCTTCCGGTTTTCGTTATGCTCGGTTTGCTGGGCGCGGTATTTTTGATCGGGGTAAAGCAGGGAACGCCAGACCTGACCTGGAAAGGACTCGCCGGCGTTTTGCTTGCAAACGGCGGCAGCGAGCTTGAGCGTACGGTTGTATGGGAAATCCGTCTTCCCCGATTTCTGCTCGGCTTGCTGGTGGGGGCGATGCTCGCGGCGGCGGGGACGCTGATGCAGGGCGCGATGAACAATCGGCTCGCGGGGCCCGAGCTGCTGGGCATTTCGGCGGGAGCCTCGTTGGCGACGGCGGCGATGACGGTGCTGCATCTGCCCGTTTCTTTTCACTTGCACCCGCTGGTCGCTTTGGCTGGCGGCCTCGCCGGGGGCGCCGTCGTCGCGCTCTCGGCAAAAGGAAGCAAGGGAGCGGTCGGGATGCTGCTCGTCGGAATGTCGGTAACGGCGATTTTGAACGGGTTGCTTATCGTTCTGATCGCCATGGGGACGAGCAACGACGTCAATCTGCTCTACTCGTACTTGCTCGGGTCGCTGGCTCACCGGACATGGGAGCATGTCGACCGCATGCTGCCCTGGTTCTTCGTCGCGCTTCCCGTGGCGATGCTGTTCGCGCGAGCCGTCAATCTTCTTCAGCTCGGCGACGAGACGGCTTCGGGACTAGGCATGAAGGTCGAACGGACCCGGCTTCTCATTCTGGCCGTTTGCGCGGCGCTTGTCGCCATTACCGTTGCGCAATGCGGGCCGATCGGCTACGTTTCCTTGCTGGCCCCGCATCTGACGCGACTGGCGCTTCGTTCGCTAGACGCGCGCTTCGTGCTGCCCGTTTCCGCTTTATGCGGCGCGGCGATGCTCACTGTTGCCGATCAGATCGCCCGCCTGCTGCTGTCTCCGCTGGAAATTCCGGTCGGCATATGGACCACGCTCGTCGGCGGGACCGTTTTTTTGCTGTTATTGCTGAGACGGGGAAGGAGCGGGACGTATGGTTAA
- a CDS encoding zinc-binding alcohol dehydrogenase family protein, which produces MKGIVCERPDRLERIDLPEPVRGEGEAIVRIRRVGICGTDMHAYKGNQPFFSYPRILGHELAGIVEEIGKNDKGLVPGDQVSVIPYMHCGACIACRRGRPNCCVDMKVLGVHIDGGMRERVALPVTHLIRANGLTLDQAAVLEPLAIGAHAVRRSALEAGETALVVGGGPIGLGVMAFAKSRGANVIAMDVNEERLAFAGDWAKADHLVNALDAPGDKLREWTGGDMPTVVFDATGNARSMTNSFQWAAHGGKLVFVGLVKADIAFSDPEFHKRELTLMGSRNATSEDFDAVVEAVKSGGASAERYITHRAPFADMIGQFEHWLKPESKVIKAMVEL; this is translated from the coding sequence ATGAAAGGCATCGTTTGCGAACGGCCGGATCGTCTGGAACGGATCGACTTGCCGGAACCTGTGCGAGGCGAGGGCGAAGCGATCGTCCGCATCCGCCGGGTCGGCATTTGCGGCACGGATATGCATGCTTACAAAGGCAATCAGCCGTTTTTTTCCTATCCGCGCATTCTCGGCCATGAGCTGGCGGGGATCGTGGAGGAAATCGGGAAAAACGACAAAGGGCTTGTGCCCGGCGATCAGGTGAGCGTCATCCCGTACATGCACTGCGGCGCCTGCATTGCCTGCCGGCGAGGGCGGCCGAATTGCTGCGTCGACATGAAGGTGCTCGGGGTGCATATCGACGGGGGCATGCGGGAGCGCGTGGCGCTTCCGGTCACGCATCTGATCCGCGCGAACGGGCTAACGCTCGATCAGGCCGCCGTGCTGGAGCCGCTGGCAATCGGAGCGCACGCCGTGCGCAGGTCCGCGCTCGAAGCGGGCGAAACGGCGCTCGTCGTCGGCGGCGGGCCGATCGGGCTCGGCGTCATGGCGTTCGCCAAGTCTCGCGGAGCCAACGTGATCGCGATGGACGTAAACGAGGAGCGGCTGGCGTTCGCCGGCGACTGGGCGAAGGCCGATCATCTCGTCAACGCGCTCGACGCGCCCGGCGACAAGCTGCGGGAATGGACGGGCGGCGATATGCCGACGGTCGTGTTTGACGCGACCGGAAACGCCCGGTCGATGACGAATTCTTTTCAATGGGCGGCGCATGGTGGTAAACTGGTATTCGTAGGACTGGTCAAAGCCGATATTGCGTTTTCCGATCCGGAGTTCCACAAGCGGGAATTGACGCTGATGGGCAGCCGAAACGCGACGTCCGAAGATTTCGACGCTGTCGTGGAAGCGGTTAAATCCGGAGGCGCGAGCGCGGAGCGCTACATCACGCACCGGGCGCCGTTTGCGGACATGATCGGGCAATTCGAACATTGGCTGAAGCCCGAATCCAAAGTCATTAAAGCGATGGTCGAGCTGTAA
- a CDS encoding MFS transporter, which translates to MSQVVGLWNIRGFRKYYLLSILSYFGSGISVVAMPYAIYEKTLSPIYTSLASVMTSLPYLLFGLLAGALADRGNRKRIMIGCDLFSAAALASVPLAAAVLGEVSALHLLAVALAASTAFVGFDSASHGALLQLVGRERLVAANSALIAADAVIRIASPVAAGILISSFGAEWAIAATACCYLTAAGLVHSIKGPFQSVRQPAGAKPAAGAERPAPPLRRLREDIAIGLSYIWSQPLIRSLTLVGFGNSFVGEPPPG; encoded by the coding sequence GTGAGCCAGGTCGTCGGGTTATGGAACATCCGCGGTTTCCGAAAGTATTATCTGCTTAGCATTCTGAGCTATTTCGGCTCGGGCATTTCGGTCGTGGCGATGCCTTACGCCATTTACGAAAAAACGTTATCTCCGATTTACACCTCGCTTGCCTCGGTCATGACGAGCCTGCCCTATTTGCTTTTCGGACTGTTGGCGGGAGCGCTGGCGGACAGAGGCAACCGGAAGCGAATCATGATCGGATGCGATTTGTTCAGCGCCGCCGCGCTCGCAAGCGTTCCGCTTGCCGCCGCGGTTTTGGGCGAAGTATCGGCGCTTCACCTGCTCGCCGTCGCTTTGGCGGCCTCGACGGCATTCGTCGGTTTCGATTCGGCCAGCCACGGCGCCCTGCTGCAGCTGGTCGGCCGCGAGCGGCTGGTCGCCGCCAACAGCGCGCTGATTGCCGCGGACGCTGTCATCCGGATCGCAAGCCCGGTCGCGGCCGGCATTCTCATCTCGTCCTTCGGAGCCGAATGGGCGATCGCGGCAACGGCCTGTTGTTATTTGACGGCTGCGGGTTTGGTTCATTCGATCAAAGGTCCGTTTCAGAGCGTCCGGCAGCCGGCGGGAGCCAAGCCCGCGGCAGGAGCCGAACGTCCGGCGCCCCCCTTGCGCCGGCTTCGGGAGGATATCGCGATCGGCTTGTCCTACATTTGGTCCCAGCCCTTGATTCGCAGTCTGACGCTGGTCGGATTCGGCAACAGCTTCGTGGGGGAGCCGCCTCCGGGCTGA
- a CDS encoding aldo/keto reductase yields MKYRKLGRTGLDVSALSFGASSLGSVFRETSEAEAIRTVFAALEEGINYIDVSPYYGLTKAETVLGKAIKELPRDRFLLSTKAGRYGADAFDFSGERIASSLEESLRRLNTDYVDLMFLHDIEFVPQAVILQEALPALAKLKEQGKIRYYGISGLPIELFETIVPQAEMDVVLSYCHYSMNDTTLLGLLPLLEERGIGLVNASPLSMGLLSARGTPEWHPASPELKAVCRRAAEFCAEKGADIAKLAVQFSTANERVPTTLVSTANPANIRNNARWTDEPPDEELLGEVLDMLKPVADQTWPSGRPEYNRNIRT; encoded by the coding sequence ATGAAATACCGCAAGTTGGGCCGCACCGGACTGGATGTATCCGCGCTGTCTTTCGGCGCTTCGTCGCTCGGCTCCGTGTTTCGCGAGACGAGCGAAGCCGAAGCGATCAGGACGGTGTTCGCCGCGCTCGAGGAAGGGATCAATTATATCGACGTTTCGCCATACTACGGCCTGACGAAAGCCGAAACGGTGCTTGGAAAAGCGATAAAGGAGCTCCCGCGCGACCGGTTTCTGCTCTCGACGAAGGCGGGGCGCTACGGCGCCGATGCGTTCGATTTTTCCGGGGAGCGCATCGCGAGCAGCCTGGAGGAGAGCCTTCGGCGGCTGAATACGGACTACGTGGATCTGATGTTTTTGCACGATATCGAGTTCGTTCCGCAGGCTGTCATTCTGCAGGAGGCGCTGCCGGCGCTCGCGAAGCTCAAGGAACAGGGAAAAATCCGTTATTACGGCATTAGCGGCTTGCCGATCGAGCTGTTCGAGACGATCGTTCCGCAGGCCGAAATGGATGTCGTTCTCTCTTACTGCCATTACTCGATGAACGACACGACGCTGCTGGGCCTGCTTCCGCTGCTGGAGGAGCGCGGAATCGGACTCGTCAACGCCTCGCCGCTGTCCATGGGGCTGCTGAGCGCGCGGGGGACGCCGGAATGGCACCCGGCCTCGCCCGAGCTGAAGGCGGTTTGCCGGCGCGCGGCGGAGTTTTGCGCGGAGAAGGGCGCGGACATCGCGAAGCTTGCGGTGCAGTTTTCGACGGCGAACGAACGCGTTCCGACGACGCTCGTCAGCACGGCGAATCCGGCGAACATCCGCAACAACGCCAGATGGACGGACGAGCCGCCGGACGAGGAGCTGCTGGGGGAAGTGCTGGATATGTTGAAGCCGGTCGCGGATCAGACGTGGCCGAGCGGAAGGCCCGAATACAATCGGAACATCAGGACGTGA